TCTCGACCTGGAGAAAGTGCTTGCCGGCAAGAAGAAACACACTGAAATGGCCCTGATGGATATCACCTGCGGAGCCTTTGAGGTATACAAGAACGCAGCCCTGATTTTTCAGAATATGGAAATGCTCGAGGGGTTGCAGCAGGGACGCGAAGAGGCCAAGATGATCGACTACATGGAACGGCGAGGGGCCCGTCTGCTCAAAAAGCCCGAGGGCTGGCACTGGTTTTCCCCGCAGGGGGAGATGGTCTTTCTCGGTGAGCCCGACGACCCCATGGCGGCTGGAGAAAAGCTCAAGTCCCTGGTTGCCAGAAAGCCCAAGACGACCTCTCGTTCCACCAGGAAAAAGAGCAAGGGAGGCACGTCTCCCTCCGTGTCTTCGGAAGCGCCTTCTCCACAGGCATGATTCCGGAAACAGAACTGGTCCTTGTGCTGAAAAGAACAATGTTGGTTGATTGTTGATTTTTGTCTATGTTTTTGCATCTTTTTAACCATTCAACAGCTGCCTGTCGTTGGCAGGCCCGTGGAGAGTAAACAATTTGAGCCAGTTGATTGCACGTAACGTGCGTAGGTAAGACAAACGGCCGGTCCGTAGGCAGTGGTGCGGATCGATTGTGTGTATTCACTTTCAGTCACGATTGATAGGAGGGAGAACAGATGAGACGTTCAATTATGTTGCTGTTGTGCGCGGCATTGCTTGCCCTTGGAAGCGGCCAGACTGTCTTTGCGGAGGATGTCATCAAACTCGGGGTTGCAGGCGCCCACAGCGGCGATCTGGCTTCCTACGGTCTTCCCAGCCTGAACGCGGCCAAGCTGGTTGCCAAGAAATACAACGCCAAGGGCGGCGTGCTCGGCAAGAAAGTGGTTGTTATTGCACAAGACGATCAGTGCAAACCCGAATTGGCCACCAATGCAGCCACCAAACTGATTTCAGACGGTGTTGACGTGGTCATGGGCCATATCTGCAGTGGCGCTACCAAGGCTGCCCTGGGTATCTACAATGATGCCAAGATCGTTGCCATGTCACCCTCGGCCACCAATCCTCCCCTGACCCAGAGCGGTGATTATCCCAATTTTTTCAGAACCATTGCCTCGGACGACAATCAGGCCCGCGTGGAAACCGACTATGTGCTCAATGTGCTCGGGGCCAAGAAGATCGCCATTATCCATGACAAGGGCGACTACGGCAAGGGCTTTGCTACCTTTGTCAAACAGTTCATTGAGGAAAGCGGCAAGGCGGAAGTGGTCCTGTTCGAGGGCGTCACTCCGGGTGCGGTGGATTATTCCGCTGTTGTCCAGAAAATGAGACGTTCCCGGCCCGACGCGGTTGTCTTTGGCGGATACCATCCCGAAGCCTCCAAGATCGTGAGCACCATGCGCAAGAAGCGCATCAAGAGCCCCTTTCTTTCCGAAGACGGTGTCAAGGACGACACCTTTATCAAGGTTGCCGGCAAGTATGCCGAGGGCGTCTATGCCACGGGGAACAAGGATGTTTCCAAAAATCCCTTGTATATTGCCGCAGTCAATGAACACAAGGCCGAGTTCGGAACTGATCCCGGTGCCTTCTTCCCCCAGGCCTATGCCGCAACCCAGGCGTTGCTGAACGCCATTGAAGCTGCCGGTTCCACGGACTATGAGGCCATCAAGCAGGCCCTGCGGACCTCTTATGTGGACACCCCCATCGGCAAGATCAAGTTTGATGAGCGTGGGGATGCCGAAGGGGTCGGCTTCTCGGTCTACCAGGTCAAAAACGGCACCTTTGTGGAGGTGACCAAGTAGGCCGCAGGCAATCACAACTGTCTACAATACGGGACGAACCATGTTCGTCCCGTATTTTGCAATCCATACCAAACGGTTCGTGGCGGGCCGGTCACCATCCCGCCGACGCGATCCATAACCAGCACNNNNNNNNNNNNNNNNNNNNNNNNNNNNNNNNNNNNNNNNNNNNNNNNNNNNNNNNNNNNNNNNNNNNNNNNNNNNNNNNNNNNNNNNNNNNGGCGGGCTGACCAGGGGAAGCATCTATGCCCTGATAGCTCTGGGCTATACCATGGTATATGGTATCATCGAGTTGATCAACTTTGCCCACGGCGAAATCTACATGATAGGCGCGTTCACCGGACTCATTGTTGCCGGTGTTCTTTCCATGGCCGGGTTCAGTGGGTTGTCCCTTTTGCTCCTTGCCGTGCTTGTTGCCGTGATTTACGCATCCGCCTACGGCTTTACCATCGAGAAGATCGCCTACAAGCCCTTGCGCGGAGCCACCCGGCTGGCGCCGCTCATCAGTGCCATCGGCATGTCCATTTTTTTGCAGAACTACGTTCTTTTGGCCCAGACCTCAGATTTTCTGCCCTTTCCCAGCCTTATCCCCGAGTTTGCATTCATGGAGCCCTTTGCCTGGTATCTGGGCTCGTCGGATCTGGTCATCATCGTGACAACCGTTGTGGTCATGATCGGCCTGACCCTGCTCATCAAGTTCACCAAGATCGGCAAGGCCATGCGGGCCACGGCCCAGAACAAGAAAATGGCCATGCTCACCGGGGTCAATGTGGACCGGATCATCTCCACGACCTTCATCATCGGCTCGGCCCTGGCAGCCATAGGCGGTGTGCTCATTGCCACGCACATTGGTCAGATCAATTTTTATATCGGGTTCATCGCCGGGATCAAGGCGTTTACGGCCGCCGTACTGGGCGGCATCGGCAGCATTCCCGGTGCCGTTCTCGGAAGTCTGGTCCTCGGATGGACGGAAAGTTTTGCCACGGGGTATATTTCCAGCGACTACGAGGACGTGTTCGCTTTCTGTCTTTTGGTCCTGATCCTGATTTTCAGACCGGCCGGTATCCTGGGACGTTCCACGACCCAGAAAGTCTGATGCGGCCTTATCGTCTAATTCCCAAGGAAGAAGTATGTCCGGCTTGAAAAAATCTCTGCTTGTAGCCGTCTGGTTCATGTTCTTGACGTTTCCCCTCCTGGTCATCCGCGTGGATACCATTGAGAGGACCATCCAGTGGCGTTGGCACAATCTGTTTTATATCGGCCTTGGCGCCTTTGTCCTGTCCTTTGCCTGGCGGTTTCTGATCGCCCGCAAGGAAGCCGGGCAGGCTGCCGAAGCCGGAGGGCAAAGCCAGGAAGGCTGGACCCATCGCATACTGACCGAGCCCAAGATCTATCGGCCCGTTGTGGTGGCCCTGTTCGCCCTGGCCGTGGTCTTTCCCTTTCTGGGTGACACCTATCAGACCAACATCATGATTTCGGCTCTCATCTATGTGGTCCTGGGCCTTGGCCTGAACATTGTTGTTGGTCTGGCAGGACTTCTGGATCTGGGCTATGTGGCCTTTTACGCTGTAGGGGCCTATTCCTACGCATTGCTCAACTACCATTTCGGCCTGGGATTCTGGACTGTCCTGCCCATTGGTGCCTGTCTGGGCGCGCTGTTCGGCATTGTCCTCGGTTTTCCGGTCCTGCGGCTTCGCGGGGATTATCTGGCCATCGTCACCCTGGGTTTCGGGGAGATCATCCGTCTTGTTCTGGAAAACTGGAATGACTTTTCCTTTGGTCCCAGCGGGATCGCCAACATTCCCCGCCCCGGATTTTTTGACATGCATCTCTCCATGCACTCGGCCACCCTGTATATCTATTATATCATGGTGGCCATGGTCATCTTCACCATTTTCGTGGTCAACCGGCTCCAGAATTCCCGCATCGGAAGGGCCTGGCTCGCCTTGCGCGAGGACGAAATAGCGTGTCAGGCCATGGGGATTGATCGGACCAAAACCAAACTGACTGCCTTTGCCCTGGGAGCAACCTGGGCGGGCATGGTCGGGGTTGTTTTCGCGGCCAAGACGACGTTCATCAATCCGGCCAGTTTCACCTTCATGGAGTCCGCTATCATTCTGTCCGTTGTGGTCCTGGGCGGCATGGGTTCCATTGTCGGGGTCATGCTGGCCGCATTCATCCTCATCTTGCTGCCGGAATATCTGCGCGCCTTTTCCGAGTACCGGATGCTCATATTTGGTGCGTCCATGGTTCTCATGATGGTGTTCAGACCCCAGGGACTCATTGCCAATGTGCGCAAGAAATATGCGTACAAGCACTCCTGAGGGGTCATTTCTTTCAAATCCAACATGCATCCATACGTATGAGCACTCAATCCTATCCCTTACTTGATGTATCCGGTCTGACCATGGACTTTGGCGGTCTGCGTGCCCTGAACAGCGTGGATCTTACCGTGAATCCAGGCGAAATTGTTGCCCTTATCGGCCCCAATGGTGCCGGGAAAACCACGTTTTTCAACTGTATCACCGGCATCTACAACCCAACCAGAGGCGATATCCATATTTCCCGTGATGGTAAGACTCGTCGACGGATCAACGGGATGAAGCCCAACAAGGTTACCCAGCAGGGCATGGCCCGGACCTTTCAGAATATCAGGCTGTTCCCCAACATGACGGTTTTGGAAAACGTTATTGTCGGCCGGCATTGCCGGACCCGTTCCGGGATTTTGGGGGCGGTACTGCGCAATCAGCGTACCCGGCGCGAAGAGCAGGAGAGTGTTGACAGAAGTTACGAACTTCTGGAAAAGGTCGGCCTTCATCAGGTGGCCGACGAAGTGGCCAAGAACCTGCCCTATGGTGATCAGCGCCGGCTGGAGATCGCCCGGGCCATGGCCACGGACCCCTTTCTCCTGCTTCTTGACGAGCCGGCAGCCGGGATGAATCCTCAGGAAACCGCCTCTCTGGGCGAATTGGTTCTGCGCATCAGGGACAAGGAAAACATAGCTGTTCTTCTCATTGAGCACGACATGAAGGTGGTCATGAGTCTTTCGGACAGGATTTATGTTGTGGAGTACGGCCAGGGCATTGCCGCGGGAACGCCCCAAGAGGTGAGCAAGAATCCCAATGTGATCAAGGCCTATCTCGGGGAGGAACACGATGCTTAAGATTGAGCGGATCAATACCTTTTACGGCAATATCCAGGCCCTCAAGGACGTAAGCATCGAGATTGCCGAGGGAGAAATCATCACTCTTATCGGCGCCAATGGTGCGGGCAAGACCACCACCCTCATGTCCGTATCCGGTGTGGTTCCGCCCCGGTCGGGACAGATCCTTTTCAAGGGACAACCCATCCACAATCTCTCTCCCGACAGAATCGTTCCCCTGGGCATTTGCCAGGTTCCCGAGGGCAGGCTCATTTTTCCGTACATGACGGTCATGGAAAATCTGGATATGGGAGCGTATCTTCGGAAAGACAAGGATGGGGTGAAAAAGGATCTTGAGTATGTCTTTGATCTTTTTCCCATTCTTGCCCAGCGCAAGAATCAGGCTGGCGGAACGTTGAGCGGTGGCGAACAGCAGATGCTGGCCATTTCCAGGGCTCTGATGGCCCGGCCCAAACTTTTGCTGCTGGATGAACCTTCCCTGGGGCTCGCCCCCCTGATCATCAAGCAGATTTTCGAAATCATCCAGAAAATCAACACCGAAAACAATACCACGGTTTTTTTGGTGGAGCAGAATGCGAACCAGGCCCTCAAGGTTGCTCATCGGGGATATGTCATGGAAAACGGGACCATTACCCTGTCCGATTCCGCCCGGGCCCTGATGAACAACGAAGACGTGAAGCGGGCCTATCTCGGATTGTAATGTTGGCCGGCCCGTATCCCGTTCACAGACGCAAACCTCTGGTGGATTCGAATGCTTTTTCGAATCTGTAGTTCCAGAGGTTTTTCATAATATATAATCAAGCATACGGAGAAAGCCCTATGGAAAAGATAGTTGGAACGGGATTGACATTCGATGATGTTCTGTTGGTCCCCCAATATTCCGAAGTGCTCCCCGACCAGGTTGACCTGGCCACCTACCTCACCCCCTCCCTCAAATTGAACATACCGCTTGTCAGCGCGGCCATGGATACGGTCACGGAGTCACGCATGGCCATCTCCCTGGCCAGGGCCGGAGGAATCGGGATTATTCACAAGAACATGCCCATTGAGCGCCAGCGTCTGGAGGTGGAAAAGGTCAAGAAATCCGAAAGCGGGATGATCGTTGACCCCATTGTTGTCCACCCCGACGATGCCGTGGGGCGTGTACTCGAGCTCATGAGCGAGTACAGAATTTCCGGTCTGCCTGTGGTGCGGGAGGGGCAGCTGGTGGGGATCATCACCAACCGTGATGTCAGATTTGTCACCGACATGGGAACCCTGGTCAAGGAAGTCATGACCAGCGAAAATCTGGTTACCGTACCTGTGGGCATTTCCCAGGACGAGGCCAAGAGGCTGCTGCACAAGAACCGGATCGAAAAGCTGCTGGTGGTGGACGAGGACAACAAACTCAAGGGGCTTTTGACCATCAAGGATATTGAAAAGGTTCGCAAGTATCCCCATGCCTGCAAGGACCATCTCGGTCGTCTGCGGGTCGGCGCTGCCATCGGTGTCGGAAGGGATCGCGATGACCGGGCCGCTGCCCTGATAGAAGCCGGCGTCGACGTCCTGGTTCTGGATTCGGCTCATGGTCATTCCGCCAATATCCTCAAATCCGTTGAGGCCATCAAAGCCAGGTATCCGGAGTGTCAGCTTGTGGGTGGGAACGTTGCCACCAGCGATGGGGCCCAGGCCCTCATTGATGCCGGCGTGGACACGGTCAAGGTGGGCATTGGTCCCGGATCCATCTGCACCACACGCATGGTTGCTGGTGTGGGTGTTCCCCAGGTCACGGCCATCATGGATGCGGTGCGCGTCTGCCACCAACAGGGGAAATGCGTTATTGCGGATGGCGG
The Desulfoplanes formicivorans DNA segment above includes these coding regions:
- a CDS encoding branched-chain amino acid ABC transporter substrate-binding protein, whose protein sequence is MRRSIMLLLCAALLALGSGQTVFAEDVIKLGVAGAHSGDLASYGLPSLNAAKLVAKKYNAKGGVLGKKVVVIAQDDQCKPELATNAATKLISDGVDVVMGHICSGATKAALGIYNDAKIVAMSPSATNPPLTQSGDYPNFFRTIASDDNQARVETDYVLNVLGAKKIAIIHDKGDYGKGFATFVKQFIEESGKAEVVLFEGVTPGAVDYSAVVQKMRRSRPDAVVFGGYHPEASKIVSTMRKKRIKSPFLSEDGVKDDTFIKVAGKYAEGVYATGNKDVSKNPLYIAAVNEHKAEFGTDPGAFFPQAYAATQALLNAIEAAGSTDYEAIKQALRTSYVDTPIGKIKFDERGDAEGVGFSVYQVKNGTFVEVTK
- a CDS encoding ABC transporter ATP-binding protein, whose translation is MSTQSYPLLDVSGLTMDFGGLRALNSVDLTVNPGEIVALIGPNGAGKTTFFNCITGIYNPTRGDIHISRDGKTRRRINGMKPNKVTQQGMARTFQNIRLFPNMTVLENVIVGRHCRTRSGILGAVLRNQRTRREEQESVDRSYELLEKVGLHQVADEVAKNLPYGDQRRLEIARAMATDPFLLLLDEPAAGMNPQETASLGELVLRIRDKENIAVLLIEHDMKVVMSLSDRIYVVEYGQGIAAGTPQEVSKNPNVIKAYLGEEHDA
- a CDS encoding ABC transporter permease subunit, translating into GGLTRGSIYALIALGYTMVYGIIELINFAHGEIYMIGAFTGLIVAGVLSMAGFSGLSLLLLAVLVAVIYASAYGFTIEKIAYKPLRGATRLAPLISAIGMSIFLQNYVLLAQTSDFLPFPSLIPEFAFMEPFAWYLGSSDLVIIVTTVVVMIGLTLLIKFTKIGKAMRATAQNKKMAMLTGVNVDRIISTTFIIGSALAAIGGVLIATHIGQINFYIGFIAGIKAFTAAVLGGIGSIPGAVLGSLVLGWTESFATGYISSDYEDVFAFCLLVLILIFRPAGILGRSTTQKV
- a CDS encoding ABC transporter ATP-binding protein is translated as MLKIERINTFYGNIQALKDVSIEIAEGEIITLIGANGAGKTTTLMSVSGVVPPRSGQILFKGQPIHNLSPDRIVPLGICQVPEGRLIFPYMTVMENLDMGAYLRKDKDGVKKDLEYVFDLFPILAQRKNQAGGTLSGGEQQMLAISRALMARPKLLLLDEPSLGLAPLIIKQIFEIIQKINTENNTTVFLVEQNANQALKVAHRGYVMENGTITLSDSARALMNNEDVKRAYLGL
- a CDS encoding ABC transporter permease subunit; protein product: MSGLKKSLLVAVWFMFLTFPLLVIRVDTIERTIQWRWHNLFYIGLGAFVLSFAWRFLIARKEAGQAAEAGGQSQEGWTHRILTEPKIYRPVVVALFALAVVFPFLGDTYQTNIMISALIYVVLGLGLNIVVGLAGLLDLGYVAFYAVGAYSYALLNYHFGLGFWTVLPIGACLGALFGIVLGFPVLRLRGDYLAIVTLGFGEIIRLVLENWNDFSFGPSGIANIPRPGFFDMHLSMHSATLYIYYIMVAMVIFTIFVVNRLQNSRIGRAWLALREDEIACQAMGIDRTKTKLTAFALGATWAGMVGVVFAAKTTFINPASFTFMESAIILSVVVLGGMGSIVGVMLAAFILILLPEYLRAFSEYRMLIFGASMVLMMVFRPQGLIANVRKKYAYKHS
- the guaB gene encoding IMP dehydrogenase; its protein translation is MEKIVGTGLTFDDVLLVPQYSEVLPDQVDLATYLTPSLKLNIPLVSAAMDTVTESRMAISLARAGGIGIIHKNMPIERQRLEVEKVKKSESGMIVDPIVVHPDDAVGRVLELMSEYRISGLPVVREGQLVGIITNRDVRFVTDMGTLVKEVMTSENLVTVPVGISQDEAKRLLHKNRIEKLLVVDEDNKLKGLLTIKDIEKVRKYPHACKDHLGRLRVGAAIGVGRDRDDRAAALIEAGVDVLVLDSAHGHSANILKSVEAIKARYPECQLVGGNVATSDGAQALIDAGVDTVKVGIGPGSICTTRMVAGVGVPQVTAIMDAVRVCHQQGKCVIADGGVKFSGDLVKAMAAGADSVMMGSLFAGTDESPGEAILYQGRRYKIYRGMGSIDAMRDGSSDRYFQDKKDTHKLVPEGIVGRVPYKGSVIDNIEQMIGGLRSGMGYLGCPCIKDLQTKSQFVRISPAGLRESHVHDVIITKEAPNYRVESY